The following coding sequences lie in one Mesorhizobium sp. NZP2298 genomic window:
- a CDS encoding low molecular weight protein-tyrosine-phosphatase yields MSVTPINSILFVCLGNICRSPLAEGVFRAVWAERGWGRDIRLDSAATSGWEVGSPPDPRSIAVAMRHGVDISGQRARKITPQDFSRFDLVLGMDRSNVADLRALAPAARDRVQLFLEFAHGQARDVPDPYYDGPEAFAEVYRMIREASEALATRLAARASVPDSGQASSTI; encoded by the coding sequence ATGAGCGTAACGCCCATAAATTCCATCCTTTTCGTCTGCCTCGGCAATATCTGCCGGTCGCCGCTGGCAGAGGGCGTTTTTCGCGCCGTTTGGGCCGAGCGCGGCTGGGGCCGCGATATCCGGCTCGATTCGGCGGCGACCAGCGGCTGGGAGGTCGGCTCGCCCCCCGATCCACGATCGATCGCGGTTGCGATGCGTCATGGCGTCGATATTTCCGGACAGAGGGCGCGCAAGATCACGCCGCAGGATTTCTCCCGTTTCGACCTGGTCCTTGGCATGGACCGCTCGAATGTCGCCGACCTGAGGGCGCTGGCGCCGGCCGCGCGGGACCGGGTGCAGCTCTTCCTGGAGTTCGCGCACGGACAGGCGCGCGACGTGCCCGATCCCTACTATGACGGGCCGGAGGCCTTTGCCGAGGTCTATCGCATGATCCGCGAGGCGTCGGAGGCGCTGGCGACACGGCTGGCCGCGCGGGCGTCGGTGCCCGACAGCGGCCAGGCCTCCTCGACGATATAA
- the thpR gene encoding RNA 2',3'-cyclic phosphodiesterase produces the protein MPRLFTALEIPRDAALSLSLLRGGLPGARWIDVENYHLTLRFIGDVEGHVADEIANALDRVHRPSFSLTLSGVGAFGQKKPHAVWAGASASPDLAGLQGEIDRICQRLGIPADPRKFMPHVTLARLRNSSPLDVAQYLSARGNFSTLPFRIGRFVLMSSRDSVGGGPYIVEEAWPLSGTDARAASRVASASDASRIMR, from the coding sequence ATGCCGCGTCTTTTCACCGCCCTCGAAATTCCGCGTGACGCCGCTCTTTCGCTGTCCCTGCTCCGGGGCGGCCTGCCCGGGGCGCGCTGGATCGATGTCGAAAACTACCATCTGACGCTGCGCTTCATCGGCGATGTCGAGGGCCATGTCGCCGACGAGATCGCCAATGCGCTGGACCGCGTCCACCGGCCCTCTTTCTCGCTGACCCTGTCCGGTGTCGGCGCCTTTGGCCAGAAGAAGCCGCATGCGGTGTGGGCCGGCGCTTCCGCCTCGCCCGATCTGGCCGGGCTTCAGGGCGAGATCGACCGCATCTGCCAGCGGCTCGGCATTCCCGCCGATCCCCGCAAGTTCATGCCGCATGTGACGCTGGCGCGGCTGCGCAATTCGAGCCCGCTGGATGTCGCCCAGTATCTTTCGGCTCGTGGCAATTTCTCCACGCTGCCTTTTCGTATCGGCCGCTTCGTCCTGATGTCGTCGCGCGATTCGGTCGGCGGCGGCCCTTATATCGTCGAGGAGGCCTGGCCGCTGTCGGGCACCGACGCCCGCGCGGCCAGCCGTGTCGCCAGCGCCTCCGACGCCTCGCGGATCATGCGATAG